In Erigeron canadensis isolate Cc75 chromosome 1, C_canadensis_v1, whole genome shotgun sequence, a single window of DNA contains:
- the LOC122585570 gene encoding F-box protein CPR1-like → MDHLSEIHEQILIRLSVRDLIRCKSVCKSWLSLISKPQFIKAHLNQNDQIDRKNDIIGHRRIVMSKLPYNSDGAFEFDNYTFDFCRSHLLGSANGLVCVSLSRTEIVIVNPSTREVNKITKPQIPAETGPLFWGFGHDSYVDDYKAVIGYLKDENCTCFQVFSLKANTWKMIEEVNHAFSSRIGVLCKGALHWVAYDNSSKKNIVLSFSLLDEKFVEVPQPDDVRYQYDVAQEFLMRLGTMKDCLCVFLHESLLDELWVMKEYNVKESWEIIGREPEVKYDFLHRMKLLQNYVPNKGTLSRDIGLSDGRLFMGSPLFVESLVSPHFHKRQKRKRRQAIQKLLL, encoded by the exons ATGGATCATCTTTCTGAAATCCATGAGCAGATACTCATAAGATTGAGTGTGAGGGATCTGATCCGATGCAAGAGCGTGTGTAAGTCATGGCTATCTTTGATCTCTAAACCTCAATTCATCAAAGCCCACCTTAACCAAAATGATCAAATTGATCGCAAGAATGACATAATTGGACATAGAAGAATTGTTATGTCTAAATTACCTTATAACTCTGATGGAGCTTTTGAATTTGACAACTACACATTTGACTTCTGTCGAAGTCATCTACTCGGTTCTGCTAATGGTCTGGTATGTGTCTCTCTTTCCCGTACTGAAATTGTAATAGTTAATCCTTCGACTAGAGAGGTAAACAAAATAACCAAACCGCAAATTCCAGCTGAAACTGGGCCCCTCTTTTGGGGCTTTGGTCATGATTCATATGTAGATGATTATAAAGCTGTTATAGGGTATTTAAAAGATGAGAATTGTACCTGTTTTCAAGTCTTCAGTTTAAAGGCTAATACTTGGAAGATGATTGAAGAGGTAAATCATGCCTTTTCAAGTAGGATAGGTGTCTTATGCAAGGGAGCTCTTCATTGGGTTGCATATGATAACTCATCTAAAAAGAATATAGTTCTTTCCTTTAGTTTATTGGATGAAAAGTTTGTGGAAGTCCCTCAACCTGATGATGTGAGATACCAATATGATGTCGCTCAAGAGTTTTTAATGCGTTTGGGAACTATGAAAGACTGTTTATGTGTATTTCTGCACGAATCACTTCTTGATGAATTATGGGTAATGAAGGAGTATAATGTTAAAGAGTCCTGGGAAATCATTGGGCGTGAACCTGAGGTTAAGTATGACTTCCTGCACCGCATGAAACTATTGCAAAATTATGTTCCAAATAAAGGGACCTTGAGTCGTGATATAGGGCTGTCCGATGGGAGATTGTTCATGGGGTCTCCTTTATTTGTTGAAAGTCTGGTTTCTCCTCATTTCCACAAGAGACAGAAGAGAAAGAGGCGGCAA GCTATACAAAAACTTCTGTT